A DNA window from Rhinolophus sinicus isolate RSC01 linkage group LG10, ASM3656204v1, whole genome shotgun sequence contains the following coding sequences:
- the PTTG1 gene encoding securin isoform X1 — translation MATVIFVDKENGEPGPRVAPKDRLKLGSGPSVKALDGRSQDSTPRLGKMFGAPPALPKAARKALGTVNRATEKSVKTNGPLKQKQTTFSAKKVTEKTVKAKSLVPASDDTYPEIEKFFPFNPLDFESFDLPEEHQIAQLPLSGVPLILLDEDREFEKLLHVGSPSPLKMPPPLWESNPLQSPSSILSTLDVELPPICYDLDV, via the exons ATGGCTACTGTGATCTTTGTTGATAAGGAAAATGGAGAACCAGGCCCCCGTGTGGCTCCTAAGGACCGGCTGAAGCTGGGATCTGGGCCTT CAGTCAAAGCTTTAGATGGGAGATCTCAGGATTCAACACCACGTCTTGGCAAAATGTTTGGTGCTCCACCAGCCTTACCTAAAGCGGCCAGAAAAGCTTTGGGAACTGTCAACAGAGCTACAGAAAAGTCAGTAAAGACGAATGGACCTctcaaacagaaacagacaaccTTCTCTGCCAAAAAG GTGACGGAGAAGACTGTTAAAGCAAAAAGCTTGGTTCCTGCCTCGGATGACACCtatccagaaatagaaaaattcttcCCCTTCAATCCTCTAG ATTTTGAGAGTTTCGACCTGCCTGAAGAGCACCAGATTGCACAGCTCCCCTTGAGTGGAGTGCCCCTCATACTCCTCGATGAGGACAGGGAATTTGAAAAGCTGTTACACGTAGGCTCCCCTTCACCTCTGAAGATGCCCCCTCCACTGTGGGAGTCCA ATCCATTGCAGTCTCCCTCAAGCATTCTGTCAACTCTGGATGTTGAATTGCCACCTATTTGTTACGACTTAGATGTTTAA
- the PTTG1 gene encoding securin isoform X2 — protein sequence MATVIFVDKENGEPGPRVAPKDRLKLGSGPFKALDGRSQDSTPRLGKMFGAPPALPKAARKALGTVNRATEKSVKTNGPLKQKQTTFSAKKVTEKTVKAKSLVPASDDTYPEIEKFFPFNPLDFESFDLPEEHQIAQLPLSGVPLILLDEDREFEKLLHVGSPSPLKMPPPLWESNPLQSPSSILSTLDVELPPICYDLDV from the exons ATGGCTACTGTGATCTTTGTTGATAAGGAAAATGGAGAACCAGGCCCCCGTGTGGCTCCTAAGGACCGGCTGAAGCTGGGATCTGGGCCTT TCAAAGCTTTAGATGGGAGATCTCAGGATTCAACACCACGTCTTGGCAAAATGTTTGGTGCTCCACCAGCCTTACCTAAAGCGGCCAGAAAAGCTTTGGGAACTGTCAACAGAGCTACAGAAAAGTCAGTAAAGACGAATGGACCTctcaaacagaaacagacaaccTTCTCTGCCAAAAAG GTGACGGAGAAGACTGTTAAAGCAAAAAGCTTGGTTCCTGCCTCGGATGACACCtatccagaaatagaaaaattcttcCCCTTCAATCCTCTAG ATTTTGAGAGTTTCGACCTGCCTGAAGAGCACCAGATTGCACAGCTCCCCTTGAGTGGAGTGCCCCTCATACTCCTCGATGAGGACAGGGAATTTGAAAAGCTGTTACACGTAGGCTCCCCTTCACCTCTGAAGATGCCCCCTCCACTGTGGGAGTCCA ATCCATTGCAGTCTCCCTCAAGCATTCTGTCAACTCTGGATGTTGAATTGCCACCTATTTGTTACGACTTAGATGTTTAA